The Hymenobacter baengnokdamensis genome includes a region encoding these proteins:
- a CDS encoding RNA polymerase sigma-70 factor: protein MAVPDDDALNARLSLLRKADPSAFIELLFKTFYAPLGTVVYRVVSDRDVVEDILQDVFMRIWQGMAALPEIASYRAYLTRMSLNAAIRYQQRAQRQVAWDDAPPDTAPVAPNALAELHASETAEAVAAALSQLPPQCRIVFELSRYEEMSYQQIADALEISPKTVENQMGKALRIMRRELAGVLKNLYWLLFYMSTASLSAHQLPAFHHSGCAGQLGHLRYFCGVAWG, encoded by the coding sequence ATGGCCGTTCCCGATGATGATGCGCTGAATGCCCGCCTGTCGCTGCTGCGCAAGGCTGACCCCTCCGCGTTTATCGAACTGCTTTTCAAAACCTTTTACGCCCCCCTCGGGACCGTAGTGTACCGCGTCGTGTCCGACCGGGATGTGGTAGAGGACATATTGCAAGATGTATTTATGCGAATATGGCAAGGCATGGCCGCCCTGCCGGAGATAGCGTCGTACCGGGCCTACCTCACCCGCATGAGTCTGAATGCCGCCATTCGCTACCAGCAGCGGGCGCAGCGTCAGGTAGCCTGGGATGATGCCCCGCCCGACACTGCGCCGGTGGCCCCCAATGCGCTGGCCGAGCTACATGCCTCCGAAACTGCCGAGGCCGTTGCGGCTGCCCTGTCGCAGCTGCCGCCCCAGTGCCGCATTGTGTTTGAGCTGAGTCGCTACGAGGAAATGAGCTACCAGCAGATAGCCGATGCGCTGGAAATATCGCCCAAAACGGTGGAGAACCAGATGGGCAAGGCGTTGCGCATTATGCGCCGCGAACTGGCCGGCGTATTGAAAAACCTGTATTGGCTGCTGTTTTATATGAGCACCGCCAGCCTGAGCGCGCACCAGCTACCTGCGTTTCACCACAGCGGGTGTGCGGGGCAGCTCGGGCATCTGCGCTATTTTTGCGGGGTCGCGTGGGGGTAG
- a CDS encoding FecR family protein codes for MTQRYSDPADAPWVLLARHLAAEASASERAELRAWVQADPTHLQILTTVTRAWERASEATPGPVLFSPADVEAAWQRFRPLMTAAVSTPAATPVVRPLWPIRQLAAAHRWQLAAGLALLLGAGYALAKSGLFKPREQVLTYASAAARRAVRLPDGSTVWLHAHSRLRYAGVGPEPARGVRAVQLTGEAYFEVLPNPARPFVVSTTTARVRVTGTAFNVRAYAAEDSVEVSVTHGQVWLSHLAPTDSVQLLAGTRAALHASDAPGRIAARLRSSPAADPNFRAWQTDTLRFVDAPLTQVTQTLRATFGTTIELRDAGLGQCRFTGTFPHPQPAAVLAVVAAATASRLALDERGSYQLQGPGCATPASGLQTPAASATRTPRP; via the coding sequence ATGACGCAGCGCTACTCCGACCCGGCCGATGCCCCTTGGGTGCTGCTGGCCCGCCACCTGGCCGCCGAAGCCTCGGCGAGCGAGCGGGCGGAGCTGCGCGCCTGGGTACAGGCCGACCCTACTCATCTGCAAATCCTGACCACCGTCACCCGGGCCTGGGAGCGGGCCAGCGAGGCTACGCCTGGCCCGGTGCTGTTCTCACCCGCCGACGTAGAAGCTGCCTGGCAGCGCTTCCGGCCGCTAATGACTGCTGCCGTATCGACCCCGGCCGCCACGCCGGTTGTGCGTCCGCTTTGGCCCATCAGGCAACTGGCCGCTGCCCACCGCTGGCAACTGGCCGCTGGCCTGGCATTACTGCTGGGTGCGGGCTATGCGTTAGCAAAATCGGGGCTTTTTAAACCCCGGGAACAGGTGTTGACCTACGCCAGTGCCGCTGCTCGCCGTGCGGTGCGGCTGCCCGATGGTAGCACCGTTTGGCTCCACGCGCATTCGCGGCTGCGGTATGCAGGAGTAGGGCCGGAGCCGGCCCGTGGGGTGCGGGCCGTGCAGCTCACGGGTGAAGCGTATTTTGAGGTGCTGCCCAACCCGGCCCGGCCGTTTGTGGTGAGTACGACCACGGCCCGCGTACGGGTAACCGGTACAGCTTTCAATGTGCGCGCCTATGCCGCCGAAGACTCTGTAGAAGTTAGCGTAACCCACGGGCAAGTGTGGCTCTCGCACCTGGCACCCACCGACAGCGTGCAGCTGCTGGCGGGCACCCGGGCCGCCCTGCACGCCTCCGATGCGCCCGGCCGGATAGCCGCCCGCCTGCGCAGCAGTCCGGCCGCCGACCCCAATTTCCGGGCCTGGCAAACGGATACGCTACGGTTTGTAGATGCGCCGCTGACGCAGGTAACCCAAACGTTGCGGGCCACCTTCGGCACGACCATCGAGCTGCGCGATGCCGGCCTGGGGCAGTGCCGCTTTACCGGCACGTTTCCGCACCCGCAGCCGGCGGCCGTGCTGGCGGTGGTGGCAGCGGCTACGGCCAGCCGCCTCGCGCTCGACGAGCGCGGCAGCTACCAGTTGCAGGGGCCCGGCTGCGCTACCCCGGCTTCGGGGCTTCAAACTCCGGCGGCGTCGGCTACCCGCACGCCCCGGCCGTGA